A genomic window from Acidimicrobiia bacterium includes:
- a CDS encoding cytochrome P450: MTDRLEITVSSYHQAREAFRQKGLRQALYDEGEVVMSDVLVNLHGADHQARRRLENRLFRKDTHRLYEREFFPPVVAATLAPHAANGHAELVTLSHELMMNLAAFTAGVDRPHGTREETMRLYDYLMLFIQGATLAHYTGDRAAKREEVAQALAAFESEFLRPSIQRRRGLLAAVEDGSGEEADLPRDVLTTLLRNDAELHLPSEVILRETCFFLLAGAHTSATAFVRTLHNVYAMGEEHPEDFEQACTDLAFLQRCVHETVRLQPSSPIAMRYALDEADLLGEVHIPAGAFVIIDLMAANRDPSVFGEGAHDFDPHRLLEPGVAPWGLSFGLGMHACIGQDLAAGIDPMGHPVGDDHLYGLVPVAIRALLDAGGRPDPADPPTMDPDNSRGYWGRYPVVFPA; this comes from the coding sequence ATGACCGACCGTCTCGAGATCACCGTCTCCAGTTACCACCAGGCCCGGGAAGCGTTCCGTCAGAAGGGGTTGCGCCAGGCCCTCTACGACGAGGGTGAGGTGGTGATGTCCGATGTGCTCGTGAACCTGCATGGCGCCGATCACCAGGCCCGTCGCCGCCTCGAGAACCGCCTGTTTCGCAAGGACACCCACCGCCTCTACGAGCGCGAGTTCTTCCCGCCGGTGGTGGCGGCCACGCTCGCTCCCCACGCGGCCAACGGCCACGCCGAGTTGGTGACCCTGAGCCACGAGCTGATGATGAACCTCGCCGCCTTCACGGCCGGGGTGGATCGTCCGCACGGCACTCGTGAGGAGACCATGCGCCTCTACGACTATCTGATGCTCTTCATCCAGGGGGCCACCCTCGCTCATTACACCGGCGACCGCGCCGCCAAGCGGGAAGAAGTAGCCCAGGCCCTGGCGGCGTTCGAATCCGAGTTTCTGCGGCCGTCGATTCAGCGACGCCGGGGGCTGCTCGCCGCCGTGGAGGACGGATCGGGGGAGGAAGCGGACCTCCCGCGCGATGTGCTCACGACCCTGTTACGCAACGACGCCGAACTGCACCTGCCCTCGGAGGTGATCCTGCGAGAAACCTGCTTTTTCCTCCTGGCCGGCGCCCACACGAGTGCCACCGCCTTCGTGCGCACCCTCCACAACGTGTATGCCATGGGCGAGGAGCACCCGGAGGACTTCGAGCAGGCCTGCACGGACCTGGCGTTTCTTCAGCGATGTGTGCACGAGACGGTGCGCTTGCAACCGTCGAGCCCGATCGCCATGCGGTACGCGCTGGACGAGGCCGACCTGCTCGGCGAAGTGCACATCCCCGCCGGGGCCTTTGTGATCATCGACCTGATGGCGGCTAACCGTGATCCGTCCGTCTTTGGTGAGGGCGCCCATGACTTCGACCCCCATCGCCTCCTGGAACCGGGCGTGGCCCCGTGGGGATTGAGCTTCGGTCTCGGCATGCACGCCTGCATCGGTCAGGACCTGGCGGCGGGCATCGACCCGATGGGCCATCCCGTGGGCGATGACCACCTCTACGGGCTCGTCCCGGTGGCGATCCGGGCGCTGCTCGATGCCGGAGGGCGGCCCGACCCGGCTGATCCGCCCACGATGGATCCCGACAACAGCCGGGGCTACTGGGGCCGCTACCCGGTGGTGTTTCCGGCGTGA
- a CDS encoding ThuA domain-containing protein, translating into MMARNLMISGGPLHDFAATTAVLAEVLAEEGVQSTVFDDPHAGLLALADGAGTWDLVTVNALRWQMGSARHAPLRDRWAFTLSDGEAEIIDGYVRGGGSLLACHGASICFDGDPRWAACIGATWNWDRSSHPPQGLAVISSTGMGRSHPITAGIAEFTTVDEIYGFLDYDTGLEPLLTSAHGGQDHPVLWARLVGRGRVVTDVLGHDAAAMTHPMHRLILRRAARWLMSVDAPTDRWPQPAGDPTP; encoded by the coding sequence ATGATGGCCCGTAACCTGATGATCTCTGGTGGTCCCCTCCACGATTTCGCCGCCACCACCGCAGTGCTGGCCGAGGTGCTAGCCGAGGAGGGCGTGCAGTCCACCGTGTTCGACGACCCGCACGCCGGTCTGCTGGCCCTGGCGGACGGCGCTGGCACCTGGGACCTCGTCACCGTGAACGCGCTGCGATGGCAGATGGGATCCGCCCGCCACGCGCCGCTGCGAGACCGCTGGGCGTTCACCCTGAGCGACGGCGAAGCGGAGATCATCGACGGCTACGTGCGCGGCGGGGGCAGCCTGCTGGCGTGTCATGGCGCATCCATCTGCTTCGACGGCGATCCGCGGTGGGCGGCGTGCATCGGGGCCACGTGGAACTGGGACCGGTCGTCGCACCCTCCTCAGGGGTTGGCGGTTATCTCGTCCACCGGGATGGGTCGGAGTCATCCCATCACCGCCGGCATCGCCGAGTTCACCACGGTCGATGAGATCTACGGCTTCCTCGACTACGACACCGGGTTGGAGCCGTTGCTCACCAGCGCCCATGGGGGCCAAGATCATCCGGTGCTCTGGGCCCGCTTGGTGGGACGCGGGCGGGTGGTGACCGACGTGCTTGGGCACGACGCGGCGGCGATGACCCATCCGATGCACCGATTGATTCTGCGGCGAGCCGCCCGGTGGCTGATGTCGGTCGATGCGCCCACCGACAGGTGGCCACAACCGGCGGGTGACCCCACCCCATGA
- a CDS encoding SDR family oxidoreductase: MDLGLTGRRAAVAASSAGLGFHAARALGREGARVAISGRDDARRAAALTALRAEGIDAVAVAADVSTPAGAEAFVGSCIDELGGVDILIANAGGPPPGTFATTTLDAYRQALDLNLLSTVAMCKQAVPGMQEARWGRVVAITSIAVRQPIASLMASTTARAGVTGFLKVLATEVAADGVTVNSLQPGVHATDRLASMPPAALAALMADIPIGRLGDPAAFGSAVAFLCSVDAGFITGTCLPVDGGAARGLL; the protein is encoded by the coding sequence ATGGATCTTGGGCTCACGGGCCGGCGGGCCGCCGTGGCGGCATCATCGGCCGGTCTCGGGTTCCACGCCGCTCGCGCCCTGGGTCGCGAGGGGGCACGGGTGGCCATCAGCGGGCGCGACGACGCCCGGCGAGCTGCCGCCCTCACCGCCTTGCGAGCCGAGGGCATCGACGCCGTGGCCGTGGCGGCCGATGTCTCCACTCCCGCTGGGGCCGAGGCCTTCGTCGGCTCGTGCATCGATGAACTTGGTGGCGTCGACATCCTCATCGCCAACGCCGGTGGACCCCCACCCGGCACCTTCGCCACCACCACCCTCGACGCCTACCGCCAGGCGCTTGATCTCAACCTCCTCTCTACCGTCGCCATGTGTAAGCAGGCGGTGCCGGGCATGCAGGAAGCCCGCTGGGGACGCGTGGTGGCCATCACCTCCATCGCGGTACGGCAGCCCATCGCCTCGTTGATGGCCTCCACCACGGCGCGTGCCGGGGTCACCGGCTTCCTGAAGGTGCTCGCCACCGAGGTGGCCGCTGACGGGGTGACCGTGAACTCCCTCCAGCCCGGTGTGCACGCCACCGATCGCCTGGCGTCGATGCCGCCCGCCGCCCTGGCGGCACTCATGGCCGACATACCCATCGGTCGGCTCGGCGACCCGGCCGCCTTTGGTTCGGCGGTGGCGTTCCTGTGCAGCGTTGACGCCGGCTTCATCACCGGTACCTGCCTCCCCGTCGACGGGGGCGCCGCCCGGGGATTGTTGTGA
- a CDS encoding 9-cis-epoxycarotenoid dioxygenase encodes MHVATTLTGNVSRQDNQPDLAGNLFPVDVEVDVAKLAITGQLPAGLQGSFIRNGPNPLFQPVGRYHMFDGDGMLHGVTFDGGGASYRNRWIRSRGLRAEADLGRAVYPGLGDVMNFPEPALVGDAGPVKNPANTHIVRHAGRYLALWEGGLPTEVTADLDTVGEYTFDGSLTGAMTAHPRIDPRTGEMFFFGYSVLEPVIRYYVVDAHGALVHRAKITLPAPVMMHDFIITEHHAVFLDSPIVFDIANLGKGPMVQWRPENGARIGVIPRHGTGDEVRWFDIDAGHVQHFWNGWADGDRIEFSGTRFEHPDFGIDSTAPPDAPGGDNTPPYPARFWVDLAADKAGWDQTDDLGGDFARFNDDFNGVRSRYHYMSATVAPQRRLGDFDSIVRYDDASGERQIWNSGPTGHVGESVFVPNPQGHGEDDGWLLNAVYDDATDRTDVCVLDAGNVTAGPIARVHLTQRMPFGFHANWFAAAER; translated from the coding sequence ATGCACGTCGCCACCACCCTTACCGGAAACGTCAGCCGCCAGGATAACCAGCCCGACCTAGCCGGCAATCTGTTTCCGGTGGACGTTGAGGTTGACGTGGCCAAGTTGGCCATCACCGGCCAGCTTCCCGCCGGGCTGCAGGGCTCCTTCATCCGTAACGGGCCGAACCCACTGTTCCAACCGGTGGGCCGGTACCACATGTTCGACGGCGACGGCATGCTGCACGGGGTGACCTTCGACGGTGGCGGAGCGTCCTACCGCAATCGGTGGATCCGGTCGCGCGGGTTGCGGGCCGAAGCCGACCTCGGGCGGGCGGTCTATCCGGGTCTGGGCGATGTCATGAACTTCCCGGAACCCGCGCTGGTGGGCGACGCCGGACCGGTGAAGAACCCGGCCAACACCCACATCGTGCGCCACGCCGGGCGGTACCTGGCGCTGTGGGAGGGAGGGCTCCCCACCGAGGTCACCGCCGACCTCGACACGGTGGGCGAGTACACCTTCGACGGAAGTCTCACCGGCGCCATGACGGCCCATCCTCGGATCGATCCGCGCACCGGCGAGATGTTCTTCTTCGGTTACTCGGTGTTGGAACCCGTCATTCGCTACTACGTCGTCGACGCCCACGGCGCGCTCGTGCACCGCGCCAAGATCACCCTGCCGGCGCCGGTGATGATGCACGACTTCATCATCACCGAGCACCATGCCGTGTTCCTCGACTCCCCCATCGTCTTCGATATTGCCAACCTGGGGAAAGGGCCCATGGTGCAGTGGCGTCCGGAAAATGGTGCCCGCATCGGCGTGATCCCCCGCCACGGCACCGGCGACGAGGTGCGCTGGTTCGATATCGACGCCGGGCATGTCCAGCACTTCTGGAACGGCTGGGCCGACGGCGACCGTATCGAGTTCTCCGGTACCCGATTCGAGCACCCCGACTTCGGCATCGACTCCACTGCCCCACCGGATGCGCCGGGCGGCGACAACACCCCGCCGTATCCGGCGCGCTTCTGGGTAGACCTCGCCGCCGACAAAGCCGGCTGGGATCAGACCGACGACCTCGGTGGCGATTTTGCCCGCTTCAACGACGATTTCAACGGAGTGCGCTCGCGCTATCACTACATGTCCGCCACCGTCGCCCCCCAACGACGACTGGGCGACTTCGACAGCATCGTGAGATACGACGATGCCAGCGGGGAGCGTCAGATCTGGAACTCCGGCCCCACCGGCCATGTGGGGGAGAGCGTCTTCGTGCCGAACCCGCAGGGCCACGGCGAGGACGACGGCTGGCTCCTCAATGCCGTGTACGACGACGCCACTGATCGCACCGACGTCTGCGTACTGGATGCTGGCAATGTGACCGCCGGGCCGATCGCCCGGGTGCATCTAACCCAACGCATGCCCTTCGGGTTCCACGCCAACTGGTTCGCCGCCGCTGAGCGGTAG
- a CDS encoding SDR family oxidoreductase has protein sequence MSLTVVVTGAGHGLGAAIAAAAAAVGWRVGVLDRDGEAAARTVAAIGDHAVALTADITVEADMDRALDLFADATGQAAPDGLVANAGIVRFGPLATVSVEDWRAVVDVNLTGTFIAARGVARRMRAAGTAGSLVTVTSMNGVAPGPNAGAYGATKAGVALLTQQMAIEWGPDRIRCNAVAPGLIDAGMSEPVYADAEIRELRAARVPLGRLGTAQDVAQAVLFLLSEEAGYINGIELLVDGGVTSTVMSTLPRPASVDTVGPAGGS, from the coding sequence ATGAGCCTCACCGTGGTGGTCACCGGCGCGGGTCATGGCTTGGGCGCGGCCATTGCGGCCGCCGCCGCCGCCGTGGGCTGGCGCGTGGGGGTGCTCGACCGTGACGGGGAGGCCGCCGCCCGCACCGTCGCCGCCATCGGCGACCACGCCGTGGCCCTAACCGCCGACATAACCGTGGAAGCCGACATGGACCGGGCCCTCGATCTCTTTGCCGATGCCACCGGCCAAGCGGCCCCCGACGGGTTGGTGGCCAACGCCGGCATCGTGCGGTTCGGACCCCTCGCCACGGTGTCGGTGGAGGATTGGCGGGCCGTGGTGGACGTGAACCTGACCGGGACGTTCATTGCCGCCCGTGGGGTGGCCCGGCGCATGCGGGCGGCGGGGACCGCCGGGTCGCTGGTGACGGTCACCTCCATGAACGGGGTGGCGCCGGGACCCAACGCCGGCGCCTACGGCGCCACCAAAGCCGGGGTGGCGCTGCTCACCCAGCAGATGGCCATCGAGTGGGGTCCCGATCGGATCCGCTGCAACGCCGTGGCCCCCGGGCTCATCGATGCCGGCATGTCCGAGCCGGTCTACGCCGATGCCGAGATTCGGGAACTCCGAGCCGCCCGCGTGCCCTTGGGCCGATTGGGTACGGCGCAGGACGTGGCCCAGGCCGTGTTGTTTCTGCTCTCCGAGGAGGCCGGCTACATCAACGGGATCGAACTGCTCGTGGATGGGGGGGTCACTTCCACGGTGATGAGCACCCTGCCCCGACCGGCGTCGGTCGACACGGTCGGACCTGCGGGGGGCTCCTAA
- a CDS encoding amidohydrolase, which translates to MIDLHAHVVLEQTLGAAGRYGPDLDEGDAAVARLPCYRVGDYQLLGVRYRDSAFMDVDRRLEQMDERGIDLQVLSPNPLTFFHHIDSTTAIAFSRCQNDGLAAIVGRHRGRLAGLAQLPMQDPAHAVAELHRAVSELGLLGAYIGTDLGRPLDDPAFDVVYRACIDLDVPLFIHPAPGGIDAPRRDDRMARFDADLWLGFAHEEALAVATLVLGGVLARHEELDVCVSHGGGSTTWLAERMRHAATTRPWADAALRAEGVVDALVGRLWWDAHVGGPRALAMLVAAAGTDRLVGGTNFAGWDETADPSYGDASLAATLDANALRLLRLPPGVPAPRPPT; encoded by the coding sequence GTGATCGACCTGCACGCCCATGTGGTGTTGGAACAGACCCTCGGCGCAGCCGGTCGCTACGGTCCGGACCTCGACGAGGGCGACGCCGCCGTCGCTCGCCTGCCCTGCTACCGCGTGGGCGACTACCAACTGCTTGGGGTGCGTTACCGAGACAGCGCCTTCATGGACGTAGATCGGCGCCTTGAACAGATGGACGAGCGCGGCATCGACCTACAGGTCCTTTCCCCCAATCCGCTCACCTTCTTCCACCACATCGACTCGACCACCGCGATTGCCTTCAGTCGTTGTCAAAACGATGGCCTGGCCGCCATCGTGGGCCGCCATCGTGGGCGGCTGGCCGGTCTGGCCCAGTTGCCGATGCAGGACCCCGCCCACGCGGTGGCGGAGTTGCATCGGGCGGTGTCCGAATTGGGGCTGCTCGGCGCCTACATCGGCACCGATCTCGGTCGACCGCTCGACGACCCGGCCTTCGACGTGGTCTACCGGGCCTGCATCGACCTCGATGTTCCCCTGTTCATCCATCCCGCGCCCGGCGGCATCGATGCCCCCCGGCGAGACGACCGGATGGCTCGCTTCGACGCCGACCTGTGGCTCGGCTTCGCCCACGAGGAAGCCCTGGCGGTGGCCACCCTGGTGCTCGGCGGGGTGTTGGCTCGCCACGAGGAACTCGACGTGTGTGTGTCGCACGGGGGCGGGTCCACTACCTGGCTAGCCGAGCGAATGCGCCATGCCGCCACTACCCGACCCTGGGCCGACGCCGCCCTACGCGCCGAGGGTGTGGTCGATGCCCTGGTGGGCCGCCTGTGGTGGGACGCCCACGTAGGAGGTCCCCGGGCGTTGGCCATGCTAGTGGCGGCGGCGGGGACGGATCGATTAGTGGGGGGAACCAATTTCGCCGGCTGGGACGAGACCGCCGATCCCAGTTATGGCGATGCCAGCCTGGCGGCCACGCTCGATGCCAACGCCCTTCGATTGCTGCGGCTCCCGCCCGGGGTTCCGGCCCCTCGCCCCCCCACCTAG
- a CDS encoding DUF1295 domain-containing protein, which yields MIVLLGTTLAATLSCMLALWALSIRRRDPSFVDAWWPLGFVLVAWISLLMSHGDPTRQALLVGITTLWGLRLSGYLFWRWRRNGPDPRYASMLRHSSGNPHLFTLRNVFLLQGALLWIVSLPLQLGQWYPNPPGLLFPGMVGVVLCVVGGAFEIIGDAQLVRFKAQPANAGRVMDQGLWRYTRHPNYFGDALLWWGLTLIAVVNPVTAIAIASPCVMTFLLARWSGVGPLERRLTRHKPDYAHYVARTSGFIPRPPRGGG from the coding sequence ATGATCGTCCTTCTCGGCACCACCCTGGCCGCCACCCTCAGCTGCATGCTGGCGCTGTGGGCCCTCAGCATCCGGCGCCGTGATCCGAGTTTCGTCGATGCCTGGTGGCCGCTCGGGTTTGTGCTGGTGGCCTGGATCTCCCTGCTGATGAGCCACGGCGATCCCACTCGTCAGGCCCTCCTGGTGGGCATCACCACTCTCTGGGGCTTGCGTCTCAGCGGCTACCTCTTTTGGCGGTGGCGGCGCAACGGACCGGACCCGCGCTACGCCAGCATGCTCCGTCATTCCTCGGGCAACCCCCACCTCTTCACGTTGCGCAACGTGTTCCTCTTGCAAGGGGCACTTCTTTGGATCGTCTCCCTGCCCTTGCAGTTGGGTCAGTGGTATCCCAACCCGCCGGGATTGCTGTTCCCGGGGATGGTCGGGGTGGTGCTGTGTGTGGTGGGGGGCGCTTTCGAGATCATCGGTGACGCGCAGTTGGTGCGTTTCAAAGCCCAACCAGCCAACGCCGGTCGGGTGATGGACCAGGGGCTCTGGCGCTATACCCGTCACCCGAACTACTTCGGGGACGCTTTGCTCTGGTGGGGCCTCACGCTCATCGCGGTGGTGAACCCCGTCACCGCCATCGCCATTGCGAGCCCGTGTGTGATGACGTTCCTGCTGGCCCGCTGGAGTGGGGTGGGGCCGCTGGAACGCCGCCTCACCCGCCACAAACCCGACTACGCCCACTACGTGGCCCGCACCAGTGGCTTCATTCCGCGGCCTCCTCGGGGTGGGGGATGA
- a CDS encoding carotenoid oxygenase, whose protein sequence is MSTPHSLTTAPHADFELEVVEGVWPEDISGEMVFSSPLRCTPMDYSIFDWGSICRLSLAAGTRGAGPGRFAWQTRSIQSPGKRLWDRLPEQFTTTGTGYQSPLGPANASNTAPLPWGGRLYTTWDAGRPIELHPDTLEFVAEVGHRDSWGGNSLEMPGIMPFLLSTAHPVVDPERDCLWSVKLEFVMEPSIGLRPSVVRYDATDGTQVRHWPLEGVSFLGSTHTVSQTRDWLILADSGNFKPDPAEMFGGERVLTIDHEVPVWLIRKDQLDGLATGTPVTPITLTMAPPAGHFYARWDDSDGISVVWEGMDLMDLAFYLKADDLDVNGNPMDPAAVGLYNMAMAPETIVEVLFDPESGKAIERGLYREDWTFNLQLSAMDWSTEGLTKPTLHHVTYQGCRPSNISLRAATLYADRIDLDQLRQATPGALATFERGSMELKAKWDYPNLDDHITSPTFAPRGCGSSGAQSAYAGGEPGGHDGYVLQPVMSDDGFRLELFDAAAVGKGPIAVLKGTNRECVPMVLHSAWMPSYHDLVDAERLRFSDELSDDLMASVPEELHGAIREVATECDELF, encoded by the coding sequence ATGTCGACCCCACACTCTTTGACGACCGCGCCACACGCCGATTTCGAACTTGAGGTGGTGGAGGGGGTCTGGCCCGAGGACATCAGCGGGGAAATGGTGTTCTCCAGCCCCCTGCGGTGCACGCCGATGGACTACTCCATCTTCGACTGGGGCTCGATTTGCCGCCTGTCCCTCGCCGCCGGAACGCGCGGGGCGGGCCCGGGGCGCTTCGCCTGGCAGACACGTTCGATTCAGTCGCCCGGCAAGCGACTGTGGGATCGGCTGCCCGAGCAGTTCACCACCACTGGCACCGGATACCAGTCCCCGCTGGGCCCGGCGAACGCCTCCAACACCGCCCCGCTGCCGTGGGGGGGACGTCTCTACACGACCTGGGATGCCGGACGACCGATCGAGTTGCACCCCGACACCCTCGAGTTCGTGGCGGAGGTTGGCCACCGCGACAGTTGGGGAGGGAACTCGCTGGAAATGCCCGGCATCATGCCGTTCCTGTTGTCGACCGCCCATCCCGTGGTGGACCCTGAGCGCGACTGCCTCTGGTCGGTGAAGTTGGAATTCGTGATGGAGCCCAGCATTGGTCTGCGCCCATCGGTGGTGCGCTACGACGCCACCGACGGGACCCAGGTGCGCCACTGGCCGCTGGAGGGGGTTTCCTTTTTGGGCTCCACTCACACCGTGAGCCAGACCCGCGACTGGCTGATCCTCGCCGACTCCGGCAACTTCAAGCCCGATCCGGCGGAAATGTTCGGCGGCGAGCGCGTGCTGACCATTGACCATGAGGTACCCGTCTGGCTGATCCGCAAGGACCAACTCGACGGCCTCGCCACCGGTACGCCGGTGACCCCCATCACCCTCACCATGGCACCCCCCGCCGGTCACTTCTACGCTCGCTGGGACGATTCCGACGGCATCTCGGTGGTGTGGGAAGGCATGGACCTCATGGACCTCGCCTTCTACCTGAAGGCCGATGACCTCGACGTCAACGGCAACCCCATGGACCCCGCCGCCGTGGGTCTCTACAACATGGCGATGGCCCCCGAGACGATCGTGGAGGTGCTCTTCGACCCCGAGTCGGGCAAGGCCATCGAACGGGGCCTCTATCGCGAAGACTGGACGTTCAACCTGCAGCTTTCCGCCATGGACTGGTCGACCGAAGGTCTGACCAAGCCCACCCTGCACCACGTGACCTACCAGGGCTGCCGCCCCTCCAACATCTCGCTCCGGGCCGCCACGCTCTACGCCGACCGCATCGACCTCGACCAACTCCGCCAGGCCACCCCCGGCGCGCTCGCCACCTTCGAGCGGGGTTCGATGGAACTCAAGGCCAAGTGGGACTACCCCAACCTGGACGATCACATCACCTCTCCTACCTTTGCCCCGCGGGGGTGCGGGAGCTCCGGCGCCCAGAGCGCCTATGCCGGTGGGGAACCCGGCGGCCACGACGGCTACGTGCTGCAACCGGTGATGTCCGATGACGGCTTCCGCCTGGAGCTCTTCGATGCGGCTGCCGTGGGGAAGGGTCCCATCGCGGTGCTGAAGGGCACGAACCGGGAGTGTGTGCCGATGGTCCTTCACTCAGCGTGGATGCCCTCCTACCACGACCTCGTGGACGCTGAGCGGCTGCGTTTCTCCGATGAGTTGAGCGACGACCTCATGGCCAGCGTGCCCGAGGAGTTGCACGGTGCGATCCGCGAGGTAGCGACGGAGTGTGACGAACTCTTCTGA
- a CDS encoding amidohydrolase family protein yields the protein MIPSNPSGVLISGGSVISGRGDARQADTDVFISGDVIVAVGEPARELARVAGPGVEQVDATGLTVMPGLIDAHCHISFGEPASNDELFFHRDQSTAAMLAAFNVRKLLLAGVTGFLDADCLWNIGPALRDSIEAGIVPGPRMTSGMNALLTTAGGTAGRLIPDTGTAAYAHVMGNRDEMVRTTRQQIKYGADWVKIHVTGSLPNRQGELTVWSLDELRAVTDTAHALDTPTIAHCRNAHATRLAAEAGVDMILHASFIDEPALAAVVEAGCAIVPTFTFLANLADHGAKVGALSTQVELFRGEIDATATMLRTAHDAGVPILSGSESGFALTPYGHWHAREMEVLVEAMGLSALEAIRCATYNGARALRMDEGTIGVVEVGAAADLLVVHGDPSRDVTVLGDRSNLRHVFSRGRAVDLAGPWPERDPLPGEKVGQWAADLLTWERAHR from the coding sequence GTGATTCCAAGCAACCCATCCGGGGTGCTGATCTCCGGTGGTTCGGTGATTTCCGGCCGGGGTGACGCGCGGCAGGCCGACACGGACGTGTTCATCAGCGGCGATGTGATCGTGGCGGTGGGGGAGCCGGCCCGGGAGTTGGCCCGCGTCGCCGGCCCGGGGGTGGAGCAGGTGGATGCCACCGGGCTCACCGTCATGCCCGGCCTCATCGACGCTCATTGCCACATCAGCTTCGGCGAACCGGCCAGTAACGACGAATTGTTCTTCCATCGCGATCAGTCCACCGCCGCCATGCTGGCGGCGTTCAACGTGCGGAAGTTGTTGCTCGCCGGTGTCACCGGCTTCCTCGATGCCGACTGCCTCTGGAACATCGGACCGGCGTTACGCGACAGCATCGAGGCCGGGATTGTTCCGGGCCCGAGAATGACCTCGGGGATGAACGCGCTCCTCACTACCGCCGGAGGCACGGCGGGCCGCCTGATTCCCGATACGGGCACCGCCGCCTACGCCCACGTGATGGGCAACCGCGACGAGATGGTGCGGACCACGCGGCAGCAGATCAAGTACGGAGCCGACTGGGTCAAGATCCACGTCACCGGGTCGCTCCCCAATCGCCAGGGCGAACTCACCGTGTGGAGCTTGGACGAACTCCGAGCCGTCACCGATACCGCCCACGCCCTCGACACGCCCACGATCGCCCACTGCCGCAACGCCCACGCCACCCGGTTGGCCGCCGAAGCGGGCGTGGACATGATCCTGCACGCCAGTTTCATCGACGAGCCCGCCCTGGCCGCCGTGGTGGAAGCAGGCTGTGCCATTGTCCCCACCTTCACCTTTCTGGCCAACCTGGCCGACCACGGCGCCAAGGTGGGCGCGCTCAGCACCCAGGTGGAGTTGTTCCGAGGTGAGATCGATGCCACCGCGACGATGTTGCGCACCGCCCACGACGCCGGCGTGCCAATCCTCTCGGGATCCGAGAGCGGCTTCGCCCTCACGCCCTACGGCCACTGGCACGCCCGCGAGATGGAGGTGCTGGTGGAGGCGATGGGACTCAGCGCGCTCGAGGCCATTCGCTGTGCCACCTATAACGGGGCACGGGCCCTGCGCATGGATGAGGGCACCATCGGGGTGGTGGAGGTGGGCGCGGCAGCCGATCTCCTCGTCGTGCACGGCGACCCATCTCGAGATGTGACGGTGCTCGGCGACCGATCCAACCTGCGTCACGTGTTCTCGCGGGGTCGGGCCGTAGATCTCGCCGGCCCCTGGCCCGAGCGTGACCCACTCCCCGGCGAGAAGGTGGGCCAGTGGGCTGCTGATCTACTCACCTGGGAACGGGCCCACCGATGA
- a CDS encoding Dabb family protein — protein sequence MFRHVVMFRWVPEATEAQKVAVSNGLRSLPGIIPSIRAFRFGPDAEVNAGNFHFAVVADFDDRAGYEAYRADPTHQAIIADYIAPISAERAAVQYEARD from the coding sequence ATGTTCCGCCACGTCGTGATGTTCCGGTGGGTCCCCGAAGCTACCGAGGCCCAGAAAGTGGCCGTCAGTAACGGCCTCCGTTCCTTGCCGGGAATCATCCCCTCGATCCGAGCGTTCCGCTTCGGCCCCGACGCTGAGGTCAACGCCGGAAACTTCCACTTCGCCGTCGTCGCCGACTTCGACGACCGCGCCGGGTACGAGGCGTACCGGGCCGACCCGACCCATCAGGCCATCATCGCCGACTACATCGCCCCCATCTCGGCCGAGCGCGCCGCGGTGCAATACGAAGCACGGGACTAA